A section of the Bacillus sp. HSf4 genome encodes:
- a CDS encoding acyltransferase encodes MIHETAKIGKNVVFGEHVVIEENVMIGDDVEIGHHAVIKKNTQIGDRVKIGDLAVLGKAASSNKKMARKPKKKGAPLKIEADAVIGSNVVIYRAVLLDQGVFVGDMASIRENVTVGKESIIGRNAMVENNTTIGSRVTIQTGCYITADMEIEDEVFIGPRCSTSNDKYMGMGNYPYQGPVIKRGAKIGNNATLLPAVVIGEQAVIGAGAVITKDIPAGKTAVGNPGRVVK; translated from the coding sequence ATGATTCATGAAACAGCGAAAATCGGAAAGAATGTCGTGTTCGGAGAACATGTCGTGATTGAGGAAAACGTGATGATCGGAGATGATGTGGAAATTGGCCACCATGCCGTCATTAAAAAGAATACACAGATTGGAGACAGAGTGAAGATCGGCGATTTGGCCGTCTTAGGCAAAGCGGCTTCATCAAACAAAAAAATGGCGCGAAAGCCGAAAAAGAAAGGAGCACCTTTAAAGATTGAAGCCGATGCGGTTATCGGTTCAAATGTTGTGATTTATCGGGCCGTGCTTTTGGATCAAGGGGTGTTCGTCGGAGATATGGCAAGCATCCGCGAAAATGTAACGGTTGGCAAAGAAAGCATCATCGGGCGTAACGCCATGGTTGAGAACAACACGACGATCGGCAGCCGGGTGACGATTCAAACGGGATGCTATATCACCGCGGATATGGAGATTGAAGATGAAGTGTTTATCGGTCCGCGCTGTTCAACATCAAATGACAAATATATGGGGATGGGCAATTATCCATATCAAGGTCCGGTGATTAAAAGGGGCGCGAAAATCGGCAATAATGCGACATTGCTGCCGGCGGTTGTCATCGGCGAGCAAGCGGTCATCGGGGCCGGCGCCGTCATCACGAAAGATATTCCTGCCGGCAAAACGGCTGTGGGCAATCCGGGGCGGGTTGTGAAATAA
- a CDS encoding sulfite exporter TauE/SafE family protein, which yields MRKLMIFAMIGFFAQLIDGALGMAYGVTSASLLLTFGIAPAAASASIHFAEVVTTAASGVSHMKFGNVDRSALYKLIIPGSVGAFTGACFLSSLPGDVVKPFISLFLFILGIYILFRFLFKFHPSSQKKSIDLTRKQSIALGLAAGFADATGGGGWGPIATPVLLSKKGASVRKTVGTVDTSEFAIAVSATAGFLISLGWEEVNWTWTIALMLGGIVAAPIAAWLVRILPAYLLGVLVGGFIIVTNVRSLILFCSITALWSAAIYATLLIGWGVSIFYAVRRHRKNKNKSLLDK from the coding sequence ATGAGAAAACTGATGATCTTTGCAATGATAGGCTTTTTCGCTCAGCTCATTGATGGTGCGCTCGGAATGGCTTACGGCGTTACTTCGGCATCGCTTTTACTGACGTTCGGAATCGCCCCGGCAGCAGCTTCGGCATCGATTCACTTTGCAGAAGTCGTGACCACCGCCGCTTCAGGTGTTTCCCATATGAAATTTGGAAATGTCGACCGATCGGCTTTATATAAATTGATCATCCCCGGTTCTGTTGGTGCATTTACGGGGGCATGCTTTTTGAGCAGCCTGCCCGGCGATGTTGTTAAACCTTTTATTTCTTTGTTTCTATTCATATTAGGGATATATATCCTGTTTCGTTTTCTATTTAAATTTCATCCAAGCAGTCAGAAAAAATCGATTGATTTGACAAGAAAACAGTCAATCGCTTTAGGGTTAGCCGCGGGTTTTGCCGATGCAACCGGAGGCGGCGGATGGGGACCGATTGCAACCCCTGTATTGTTATCGAAAAAGGGAGCTTCCGTTAGAAAAACCGTCGGTACAGTGGATACAAGCGAGTTTGCAATTGCGGTTTCTGCTACTGCAGGTTTTTTGATCTCATTAGGCTGGGAGGAAGTGAATTGGACATGGACGATTGCCCTGATGTTAGGCGGAATTGTTGCAGCTCCTATTGCAGCCTGGCTTGTGCGGATTTTGCCGGCATATTTGCTGGGAGTCCTTGTAGGAGGCTTTATTATCGTCACCAATGTCCGGAGCCTGATTCTCTTCTGCTCTATCACCGCTTTATGGAGTGCCGCTATTTATGCCACCTTATTGATCGGATGGGGGGTTTCCATTTTTTATGCGGTGCGCCGTCATCGTAAAAATAAAAACAAAAGCCTACTTGACAAGTAA
- a CDS encoding glycosyltransferase translates to MRDVGIVMPVYKQTPEYLTLALQSILLQSYQNFYFVIVSDGAPPETVAVIKDITKQDDRVHIILKEKNEGVAKTLNIGFDYLMKIEEVKYFTWVSSDNIYYPDFIEKLRHALETAPANVGLSFSSFRHIDHKGDYLKEPSLEEFYKYQNQPKENLLDVCFIGVSFMYKKQFAAMIDGYHLEPVEDYEYWLRLTEHCDIVFIEEVLMEYRTNSPLSVSAKLRNSKEEHRRWRYAFNLARHQARNRRNIPYLLTIIYPVQDGSEKTIEKLEQLLEQSFSNYKLIIIDRTLDQSAIQTMKNIEDPRVVLIELPGATEKDAIRKGMLGADTPFSLIYGKGAFPSSILALYDMIIKGCDTKEESEQTPVAIIDNGYRLVSTRSVILGEDYEFGELYDTTILKINLFQNKQQIRLPKVLVNSVPKSGTHLLLQIILGIPGMRRTDFWVFEEKHLKDLKPGYVATGHFAHSADREKILNETDIKTIFIYRDLRDIAVSLVHFVMINKYNHPWNPYMKHHLKNHEERLMAIIKGASLNQEEQAEYGIGLLPNILDFTKNFLQWAQASGICIVTFEDLMRDEASQNKTIMHIIDFLWEDLQSLQLSKQQLLQKMKQNIHSSASDTFRKGKIGDWQEEFNESHKQAFKEIAGEALIQLGYEKDNNW, encoded by the coding sequence ATGAGAGATGTAGGGATAGTGATGCCCGTTTATAAGCAAACTCCTGAATATTTGACATTAGCCCTGCAGTCGATTCTGCTGCAAAGCTATCAGAACTTTTATTTTGTCATCGTTTCAGACGGCGCTCCCCCTGAAACTGTAGCTGTCATCAAAGATATAACAAAACAAGACGACAGGGTTCACATTATTCTTAAAGAAAAAAATGAAGGAGTAGCAAAAACCTTAAACATCGGGTTTGACTATTTGATGAAAATAGAAGAAGTTAAATATTTCACATGGGTTTCAAGTGATAATATTTATTATCCTGATTTCATTGAAAAGCTTCGGCATGCATTGGAAACAGCCCCGGCCAATGTCGGGCTGTCTTTCAGCAGCTTTCGGCATATTGACCATAAAGGGGATTATTTAAAAGAGCCAAGCTTAGAAGAATTTTACAAGTATCAAAATCAACCGAAAGAAAACCTTCTTGATGTTTGTTTTATCGGTGTATCTTTTATGTACAAGAAACAATTTGCAGCTATGATAGACGGATATCACCTCGAACCTGTTGAGGATTATGAGTACTGGCTGCGCCTGACAGAGCATTGTGATATTGTTTTTATCGAAGAAGTGCTGATGGAATATCGAACCAATTCCCCGCTGAGTGTATCTGCTAAACTAAGAAACTCAAAAGAAGAGCACCGCAGATGGAGATATGCTTTTAACCTCGCTAGACATCAAGCAAGAAATCGAAGAAACATTCCTTATCTTTTAACCATTATTTATCCTGTTCAAGACGGGTCTGAAAAAACAATCGAAAAATTAGAGCAATTGTTAGAGCAATCATTTAGCAATTATAAGCTGATCATTATCGATCGAACATTGGATCAGTCTGCTATCCAAACAATGAAAAATATTGAAGATCCGAGGGTTGTCCTGATTGAATTACCGGGCGCCACTGAAAAAGACGCTATACGTAAAGGTATGCTTGGTGCAGATACGCCTTTCTCTTTAATTTATGGCAAAGGTGCATTTCCGTCTTCAATCCTCGCATTGTACGATATGATTATTAAAGGCTGTGACACGAAAGAAGAATCAGAACAAACTCCGGTTGCCATTATCGATAATGGATATCGTCTTGTGAGCACCCGTTCTGTCATATTGGGAGAAGATTACGAGTTCGGGGAACTTTATGACACAACAATTTTGAAAATCAACTTATTTCAAAACAAGCAGCAGATTCGTTTACCGAAAGTATTAGTCAATTCCGTACCAAAAAGCGGAACTCATTTACTGCTGCAAATTATCCTCGGAATTCCGGGAATGAGACGGACCGATTTCTGGGTTTTCGAAGAAAAGCATTTAAAAGATCTTAAACCAGGATACGTAGCCACAGGCCACTTTGCACACTCTGCAGATCGGGAAAAAATATTAAATGAAACAGATATCAAAACAATATTTATCTATAGAGATTTAAGAGATATAGCCGTTTCACTCGTCCATTTTGTCATGATCAACAAATATAATCATCCATGGAATCCATATATGAAACATCATTTGAAAAATCACGAAGAACGGCTGATGGCGATCATAAAAGGTGCTTCACTAAATCAAGAAGAACAAGCTGAATATGGAATTGGCTTGCTGCCAAATATACTTGACTTCACAAAAAACTTTTTACAATGGGCGCAAGCTTCCGGAATCTGCATCGTGACGTTTGAAGACCTTATGCGCGATGAAGCTTCGCAAAATAAAACGATCATGCACATCATCGATTTCTTATGGGAAGATCTTCAGTCATTACAATTATCAAAGCAGCAATTGCTTCAAAAAATGAAACAAAATATTCATTCCAGCGCTTCAGATACATTTAGAAAAGGAAAAATAGGAGATTGGCAAGAGGAATTTAATGAAAGCCACAAGCAAGCGTTTAAAGAAATAGCGGGAGAAGCACTGATCCAATTAGGGTACGAAAAAGATAACAACTGGTAA
- the treR gene encoding trehalose operon repressor yields MKVNKYMMIYKEIADQIDQGVLNAGDILSSENDLAEHYETSRETVRKALNVLAQNGYIQKIKGKGSVVLNREKMQFPVSGLVSFKELSETLGKETKTTVHEFGLTLPNAYIQKQLRISADEDIWRVVRSRNINGERVILDKDYFIRQNVPLLTKEICEDSIYQYLEGELGLVISYAHKEIVVEPCTEADQKYLDLNGYDHIVVVKNFVFLDDTTLFQYTESRHRLDKFRFVDFARREK; encoded by the coding sequence ATGAAAGTCAACAAATATATGATGATTTACAAAGAAATCGCAGACCAAATCGATCAAGGCGTGTTAAACGCCGGTGATATTTTGTCATCGGAAAATGACCTGGCCGAGCACTATGAGACGTCAAGAGAAACCGTCCGGAAAGCGCTGAATGTGCTTGCGCAAAACGGATACATTCAAAAAATTAAGGGAAAAGGCTCGGTTGTGCTGAACAGGGAAAAAATGCAGTTCCCGGTTTCCGGCCTCGTCAGTTTTAAAGAGCTTTCCGAAACGCTCGGCAAAGAAACAAAGACGACGGTGCATGAATTCGGCTTGACGCTCCCGAACGCATATATACAAAAACAGCTTCGGATCTCCGCTGATGAAGACATATGGCGTGTCGTCCGGTCGAGAAACATCAACGGCGAGCGTGTCATTCTGGACAAGGATTATTTTATCCGCCAAAACGTACCGCTGTTAACAAAAGAGATATGCGAGGATTCGATCTATCAATACCTCGAAGGCGAGCTCGGGCTTGTTATCAGCTACGCCCATAAAGAAATCGTCGTGGAGCCGTGTACGGAAGCGGATCAAAAGTATTTGGATCTCAACGGATATGACCATATCGTCGTGGTGAAAAATTTCGTTTTTCTCGATGATACGACTTTGTTCCAATACACGGAAAGCAGACACCGCCTTGATAAATTTCGGTTTGTCGATTTTGCCAGAAGAGAGAAATAG
- a CDS encoding glycosyltransferase: MAQNHELDVLLRSLDLAGEHEMTRVTAEENWEEAEQIIKDRLKADPFNPVILVSLGLIYEKKGRIQQACELYDDAAFFMNHTQKKKLYMEKSSLFQSIEKVRPKIVFFVKPNLDTFINPVIDHLSDSYRTVKAVVTDLKQVDKGMKWADICWFEWCDNLIVYGSKLPFAQQKTLICRLHSYEAFTAYIHQVRWNTVDQVIFDGKHMEQFVVNQVKSLENTQAVTIPNGVNLDQYTFTEREKGFHIACVGYINYKKGPMLLLHAFKAIHDKDPRYKLFIAGQYQDIRYQLYFKQMIEELDLQDSVQMDGWQSDINRYLEDKHYLISTSLLESQQMSVMEAMAKGIKPLVHNFYGAKTIYDAAFVWNTIDELVEMVTEHDYSSVQYRAYIEKHYSFDKQMKQIEETISKLAKPAKTSVHTAILNPPKITVGIVNYNYARFLDQCVQSVMNQTYPNMEIIIVDDHSTDGSIEIINAYKEQHPNIKTICHQENSGMADTAFTEIFEEATGEYVMPVSADDFLAYDNVLYDLMECFYEQENLDYVYGDFLLVDADSKTIGSWTYQSYTDDEVIRRVFERGGSGVYPMVGLFKLSFYRKHNYSWVADCKNLYAGDTLNSIVNIKRGWKYHYLNKPVYCYRRHQKNFTYHIDKRIPSIIHVMEYIIEHFSEDVYLPYINWNELEETHRKELKYFTIGKVYAAIAKEYQKNGFTRHLDEEAKKKCVRPLLEKMLSYFHLSLVSGKEMYREDIDHLKEEMDHLLI; encoded by the coding sequence GTGGCTCAAAATCATGAACTCGATGTACTGTTGCGTTCACTGGATCTCGCCGGTGAACATGAAATGACCCGGGTGACGGCTGAAGAAAACTGGGAGGAAGCCGAACAAATCATCAAAGATAGACTGAAAGCAGATCCATTTAATCCTGTCATACTCGTCAGTTTAGGTTTGATTTATGAAAAGAAAGGACGGATTCAACAAGCTTGTGAACTGTATGATGATGCTGCTTTTTTTATGAATCACACACAGAAAAAGAAATTGTATATGGAGAAAAGCAGTCTTTTCCAGAGCATTGAAAAAGTTCGGCCGAAAATCGTTTTCTTTGTCAAACCGAATTTGGATACGTTTATCAACCCTGTAATCGACCATCTTTCCGATTCATACAGAACAGTAAAAGCGGTGGTTACAGATCTGAAACAAGTCGATAAAGGCATGAAATGGGCGGATATTTGCTGGTTTGAATGGTGTGACAACCTGATCGTTTATGGAAGCAAGCTGCCTTTCGCACAGCAAAAAACATTAATTTGCAGGCTTCACAGCTATGAAGCTTTTACAGCGTATATCCATCAAGTTCGCTGGAATACGGTGGATCAAGTGATTTTTGACGGAAAACACATGGAGCAATTCGTGGTGAATCAAGTGAAAAGTCTGGAAAATACACAGGCCGTCACCATCCCAAATGGGGTAAACTTAGACCAGTATACGTTTACTGAACGTGAAAAAGGGTTTCATATCGCATGTGTCGGCTATATCAATTATAAAAAAGGGCCGATGCTTTTATTGCACGCGTTCAAAGCGATTCATGACAAAGATCCAAGATACAAATTGTTTATCGCCGGTCAGTATCAAGACATCCGCTATCAATTATATTTTAAACAAATGATTGAAGAGCTGGATTTGCAGGACAGCGTCCAGATGGACGGCTGGCAGAGCGATATCAACCGATACTTGGAAGATAAGCATTATCTCATTTCGACAAGCCTTTTGGAAAGCCAGCAAATGTCGGTTATGGAAGCGATGGCAAAAGGAATCAAACCACTTGTTCACAATTTTTACGGTGCAAAAACGATTTACGATGCGGCATTTGTATGGAACACGATTGATGAACTGGTCGAAATGGTCACTGAACATGACTATTCCTCCGTTCAATACCGGGCTTATATTGAAAAGCATTATTCGTTTGACAAACAAATGAAGCAAATCGAAGAAACCATCTCAAAGCTGGCAAAACCGGCAAAAACGAGTGTACACACAGCCATTCTCAATCCGCCTAAAATCACAGTCGGAATCGTCAATTACAATTACGCCCGTTTTTTGGACCAATGCGTTCAGTCTGTCATGAATCAGACGTATCCGAATATGGAAATCATCATTGTGGATGATCATTCCACCGACGGTTCAATTGAAATAATAAATGCTTATAAAGAACAGCATCCAAACATAAAAACGATATGCCATCAAGAAAATTCAGGCATGGCAGATACGGCATTCACAGAGATTTTCGAAGAAGCTACAGGTGAATATGTAATGCCTGTCAGCGCAGATGATTTTTTGGCGTATGACAATGTGCTCTATGATTTGATGGAATGTTTTTATGAACAAGAGAATTTAGATTATGTTTACGGAGACTTTTTATTAGTCGATGCTGATAGCAAAACGATCGGAAGCTGGACTTACCAATCATATACGGATGATGAAGTGATACGTCGTGTGTTTGAAAGAGGCGGGTCCGGTGTGTATCCAATGGTAGGATTGTTCAAATTGTCTTTTTATCGCAAGCATAACTACTCCTGGGTCGCCGATTGTAAGAATCTATATGCCGGTGACACATTGAATAGTATCGTCAATATTAAACGCGGCTGGAAATACCATTATTTAAATAAACCTGTTTATTGCTATCGGAGACACCAAAAAAATTTCACTTATCATATAGACAAACGAATACCGTCTATCATTCATGTGATGGAATATATTATTGAGCATTTTAGTGAAGATGTATATTTGCCTTATATCAATTGGAACGAACTTGAGGAAACCCACAGAAAGGAATTGAAATATTTTACCATCGGAAAAGTCTATGCAGCTATTGCAAAGGAGTATCAAAAGAACGGATTTACACGGCACCTTGACGAAGAAGCGAAGAAAAAGTGTGTCCGGCCTTTGCTAGAAAAAATGCTTAGTTATTTTCATTTGAGTTTGGTTTCCGGAAAAGAAATGTATAGGGAAGATATTGATCACCTAAAAGAGGAGATGGATCATTTGCTGATATAA
- a CDS encoding glycosyltransferase, with product MLYHTFHDQHKSITKHLFENIQDTFTIEFWAKPVPEVKEERYAVIPVSGVNGEGGGSFLAGVGISLGANGITVYEHEAVLTEALAFTFPSPLNDLTHIALVYQDKTPFLYINGQFVKKGNVSTFKTVVPSGVFKGSGTRDFNGKLDEIRIWSKAKTQSEILEHMNRKPAQNEPGLFGCWKWSEGGKKMVQAADGTIKGPAVKKTNLKILFTFFVPSGGVETLNRQRLYALHQFGVKCDFLYLQEGTGLQNKVNTSIFITNYEDEIKEIIFRENYDAIVVGSDLLLLKTIREFVYQGLLIYEVQGLGNNKEYVDEFLEIHAYSIVNECSDAILYPQTPHLQQAFEKYFPAKKKFCFHNCFNTKEFHYQTLPKQNNPIIGWVGRLEENKNWRDFLSIGAKLIQKNDSIQLWMFEDSTLAEEEERSAFAERINELNLKEHLTVYANQPHQKMAEYFSIIGDSGGFLCSTSKVEGFGYAVLEAMVCRCPVLTTDSDGVRSFITHNVTGKFFELGDIHQAVQEGKELIANGVLREEIRRNALKHIEDHFAPEKYAERFLNMIHELKHVI from the coding sequence ATGTTATACCATACATTTCATGATCAGCATAAAAGCATAACAAAACATTTATTCGAGAACATTCAAGATACATTCACAATAGAGTTTTGGGCCAAGCCAGTTCCGGAAGTAAAGGAGGAACGGTATGCTGTGATACCAGTTTCCGGCGTAAATGGAGAAGGCGGTGGATCTTTTCTGGCCGGTGTTGGGATTTCACTTGGAGCAAACGGTATTACAGTATACGAACATGAAGCGGTTCTAACAGAGGCTTTGGCTTTTACCTTTCCCTCGCCTTTAAACGACTTGACACATATTGCACTGGTATACCAGGATAAAACGCCCTTTCTATATATTAACGGGCAATTTGTTAAAAAGGGGAATGTCAGCACCTTCAAAACGGTTGTTCCATCGGGAGTTTTCAAGGGATCTGGCACCCGTGACTTTAACGGAAAACTTGATGAAATCAGAATTTGGAGTAAAGCAAAAACACAATCTGAAATTTTGGAACATATGAACAGAAAACCGGCTCAAAACGAACCCGGTCTGTTTGGCTGCTGGAAATGGAGTGAAGGCGGCAAAAAGATGGTCCAGGCTGCTGATGGAACAATTAAAGGTCCCGCAGTGAAAAAAACAAACCTAAAGATTCTCTTTACTTTTTTTGTGCCGAGCGGAGGTGTGGAAACATTAAACAGACAGCGTTTGTATGCTCTTCACCAATTCGGTGTAAAATGTGATTTTTTATATTTACAAGAAGGAACAGGGCTGCAAAACAAGGTGAATACCTCTATTTTTATAACAAATTATGAAGACGAAATTAAAGAGATCATCTTTAGAGAAAATTATGATGCCATTGTAGTCGGTTCAGACCTTCTTTTGCTGAAAACCATAAGAGAATTTGTATATCAAGGGCTGTTGATTTATGAAGTGCAAGGGCTGGGCAACAATAAAGAGTATGTAGATGAGTTTTTGGAGATCCATGCTTATTCTATCGTCAATGAATGCAGTGATGCGATTTTATATCCGCAAACACCGCATCTCCAGCAAGCGTTTGAAAAGTATTTTCCTGCAAAAAAGAAATTTTGTTTTCATAATTGCTTTAACACAAAGGAGTTCCACTATCAGACGCTTCCGAAACAAAACAACCCGATTATCGGCTGGGTGGGAAGGCTGGAAGAAAATAAAAATTGGAGGGATTTTCTCTCTATCGGAGCAAAGCTGATCCAGAAAAATGATTCCATTCAACTTTGGATGTTTGAAGACAGTACATTGGCGGAAGAAGAAGAAAGGAGCGCATTTGCAGAAAGAATAAACGAGCTGAATCTGAAAGAGCATCTGACCGTTTATGCAAACCAGCCGCATCAAAAAATGGCCGAATACTTTTCCATCATCGGCGATTCGGGGGGATTTTTATGCTCCACCTCTAAAGTAGAAGGGTTCGGATATGCCGTACTTGAAGCGATGGTTTGCAGGTGTCCCGTTCTGACAACCGATTCCGACGGAGTGCGCAGTTTTATTACCCATAATGTAACAGGGAAGTTTTTTGAACTTGGAGACATCCATCAAGCGGTACAAGAAGGGAAAGAACTCATTGCAAATGGTGTTTTAAGAGAAGAGATTAGACGGAATGCTCTGAAACACATTGAAGACCATTTCGCGCCGGAAAAATACGCGGAACGCTTCTTGAATATGATTCATGAGTTAAAACATGTCATTTAA
- a CDS encoding glycosyltransferase family 2 protein has protein sequence MVTISLCMIVKNEEEVLARCLDTVKDIVDEINIVDTGSTDKTVEIAKEYTDRVFFFEWIGNFAAARNESFKHATKDYILYLDADDVLLEEDQKKLKELKETLDPSVDSVSMYYDAGTDEYGNVTLRYRRNRLVKRERNFKWRGDCHQYLEVYGNIINADISVTHKKIRHSVGRNLNIYQQKIDRGDEFSARDYFYYGNELRENRHYEKAIESYDQNIAMKEGWIEDKVYACINKADCYRFLGDMENELRSLFQSFEFSKTPRAETCSRIGYNFQRRREFHAAIYWYDQATKLVPDSNKWSFSYPAYYTWYPHLQMCVCYYNLGDFEKSHQHNEAARKYRPNDKSVLHNKQLLEGKLGINK, from the coding sequence TTGGTCACGATCAGCCTATGTATGATAGTCAAAAATGAAGAAGAAGTATTGGCAAGATGTCTTGATACCGTGAAAGACATCGTAGATGAGATCAATATTGTCGATACAGGGTCGACTGACAAAACGGTCGAAATCGCGAAAGAGTACACAGACCGCGTCTTTTTCTTTGAATGGATCGGCAATTTTGCGGCGGCCAGAAATGAATCATTTAAGCATGCCACAAAAGATTACATTCTTTATTTGGATGCGGATGATGTTTTGCTTGAAGAAGATCAAAAGAAATTAAAAGAATTGAAGGAAACGCTGGACCCATCGGTTGATTCGGTTTCAATGTACTATGACGCCGGCACAGACGAATACGGAAATGTGACGCTGAGATACCGCCGCAACCGTTTAGTGAAAAGGGAGAGAAACTTTAAATGGAGAGGCGACTGTCACCAGTATCTTGAAGTCTACGGGAATATCATCAATGCCGATATCTCTGTCACACATAAAAAAATCCGCCATTCCGTCGGACGCAACTTGAATATTTACCAGCAGAAAATTGATCGGGGCGACGAGTTTTCAGCGCGAGACTACTTTTACTATGGAAATGAATTGAGAGAAAACCGCCATTACGAAAAAGCGATCGAAAGCTATGATCAAAACATTGCCATGAAAGAAGGCTGGATTGAAGATAAAGTGTACGCCTGCATTAATAAAGCGGACTGCTACCGCTTTCTCGGAGATATGGAAAACGAGCTCAGATCGCTGTTCCAGTCTTTTGAATTCTCGAAAACGCCGCGTGCTGAGACGTGCAGCCGAATCGGCTACAATTTTCAGCGCAGACGGGAATTCCATGCGGCCATCTATTGGTATGATCAGGCGACAAAACTCGTTCCGGACTCCAATAAATGGAGTTTCAGCTATCCGGCCTACTACACCTGGTATCCTCATCTGCAAATGTGTGTCTGCTATTATAATTTAGGAGATTTTGAAAAATCGCACCAGCATAACGAAGCGGCACGGAAATATCGTCCAAATGATAAGTCAGTTCTTCATAATAAACAATTGTTAGAAGGAAAATTAGGAATAAACAAATAA
- a CDS encoding NAD-dependent epimerase/dehydratase family protein, with protein sequence MSQLPKILITGAGGFTGRHACRHFSQAGFDVTAITRVKAPEGNIKIERCNLTDKDAVANLIKKTKPQYLLHLAGQNHVGQSWLDPVSTLENNLLSTLYLIDALRQESPECKICVAGSILQFDLKDLSTLQHPYSLSKTLQVLVAQTWEHLYNMQIIIAKPSNLIGPGFSKGVCSVFARNIVDMEKNNGEKVLEVDNLNVQLDFLDVRDVVRAYEILLTNGEPGEVYVIATGRSHSLNEVVHIYKKLTAIEFEIKSRNNEKTSAKPDLDPAKIMKLGWKPVISLESSLADILKFYRSNM encoded by the coding sequence ATGAGTCAGCTCCCTAAAATATTAATCACCGGAGCGGGCGGATTTACCGGCCGGCACGCATGCCGGCACTTTTCGCAGGCGGGATTTGATGTTACGGCCATAACAAGGGTCAAGGCACCTGAAGGGAATATTAAAATTGAACGCTGCAACCTGACAGACAAAGACGCGGTAGCAAACTTAATCAAAAAAACAAAACCTCAGTATCTCCTTCATTTAGCCGGACAAAACCATGTCGGGCAGTCTTGGCTTGATCCTGTTTCAACACTGGAAAACAATCTTTTATCCACTTTGTATTTAATAGACGCTCTTCGTCAGGAAAGTCCCGAATGTAAAATCTGTGTTGCCGGTTCCATTTTGCAGTTTGATTTAAAAGATCTGTCTACTCTTCAACATCCATACAGCCTCAGCAAAACACTGCAAGTCTTGGTTGCTCAAACATGGGAACATCTTTACAACATGCAGATCATCATTGCTAAGCCGTCGAATTTAATAGGACCTGGATTTTCCAAAGGCGTTTGTTCGGTTTTCGCTCGCAACATTGTCGACATGGAAAAAAATAATGGAGAAAAGGTCCTTGAAGTTGACAATTTAAACGTTCAGCTCGATTTTTTGGATGTACGGGATGTGGTCCGTGCTTATGAAATCCTTTTAACAAACGGCGAACCAGGGGAAGTTTATGTAATTGCCACAGGCAGGAGCCATTCTCTTAACGAAGTGGTCCATATTTACAAAAAACTGACAGCAATCGAATTTGAGATCAAGTCGCGAAACAATGAAAAAACATCAGCAAAACCGGATCTGGACCCTGCCAAAATAATGAAATTAGGATGGAAACCGGTTATTTCGCTGGAATCATCACTAGCTGATATTTTGAAATTTTATCGTTCAAACATGTGA